The stretch of DNA tccaagAGGGACTCGGCCTGTGACGCTTCTCAGTGACCAGCCATGTAACGAACAAGACTCGGCACCAGCCCTCTGAAGGCTCGAGCGCGACCCCGCGACCGAACCATCCGTTTAAGTAAAAATCATCAATGCTCATACAATAAACCGCCAACCACTTGAGCCGTGGAGGGGGGTTCTCGGATCAGTCCGGCAAAATATCAGACATGTGAATCGTACGGTGTGTCGGAGTAGGTGGCCGTGGCTTATAGGTTTCCGCCCTTCTCTTCAGTGTCAATGTGCCACACGATGTAGTTCGGCAGGCCCACAACCTGGTAGCCCGCCCGCTTCGCCATCTTGGCAAAGCCCTCAGTCTCGGCTTGGTTCTCAAAGGCGTAGCAAGGAAAGTTGATGCCTGACATCCTGTTAGCCTAATCATGCCAGCAGTCTCTAAAGACATAAGGCTCGTACCCGATCGATGAACATCAGCCTTGACGAGAATGTTGACACCACCGATGCCATCAAGCTCGAGCTCTTCATCCTTGTTGTTCCGCCAATCGCCCATCCGAGCCATGTATGTCCTGCCTGTGTCGTATTGTTTGTATCCTATTATCAAAGTTAGTCACAGCCTGCGCGCGAAGTGAGCTCAGGTACAACCAACCTTCGGCGAGCACAACACTCTTATCCAAGCTGTCGGCTAGTTTGCGACCCTTATCCGACTCGACCCAGGAGTTGTAGTCGACTGGTAAACGTGTCAGCACAAACATGACATCACTTGACACTCTTGCTCGACGGTAAGGTGCTTACATCGCCCTTCAATGTCAATTCCATCCTTGTATCGGTGAAACCAGATGTCTGGGCAACTGTGTTAGCCAACGTGATCGCGGAGCAACGCAGCGTAGATGTCCTACTGGGAACGAGTATGTCCTTGTCGTGGGCGATAAAGTCCTCGAGAATCTTGGGAGGACTATCCACAATATCCACGTCGCGCCAGTACACCCACGAGTGCTCTGGCTTCAGGGCAGCGGAGAGGAGATAATTGCGGGCTTTGCCCATGGCCTtccgtcgagggccttgggCCTCGAAGGAGTGTCTTTCCTCAACACTTTGGCTCAGGTGGAAGTCAAAATCCTTCTCAACAACCATGGCACTGCGAAACGGAATGTGATCGGGTCGCTTTTGGATTCGGTCGAGCTCTGAAGAAAGCACGGCAAGGGTATCGTCCTTCGAATCGGAGACGAGAAAGGCGAGGTCGATCAGGTGGTGCGGATACGTGAGCtccgcgagcagctcgaagTACTTGGACAGGTAgggggcggcgtccttgAGGGGTGTCACGATGAGGATCTTCTCCTCATTTACAACGGCCTTGCGAGTGGACTTGACGGGGTTGAGGTCGACGTGCTTGATCGATTCCGAGTCGACCTTGAGCGGTGCGTGGTGGTTGAAAACGACGGGAGTCTGCATGTGCGCATTCCATCTCGCGTATTCGTTTTGCGACATGTCTATCGGTGGCGTTGATGGGCCCCAACAGTAGAAGCTGTCGCAAGTCAGCGTGTCGCTCGCAATGGGGGTTGTCGCGAGTTGGACGGGGAGTGAGCATTCGTTACCTTTGCATCTCAGAGGCGGAGCTGCTGATGCCGCGCCATAGCAATAATACAATGCCGGTGAGGGCGACTAGCAGGAGGAATCTTGTGCGTGTCACCAGATTCCATAGCATccgcgcgggcgggagcTGGGCTCTGGCTGCTTTCCAGTTCAGGCCGCCTTTGGGGAggagcatggcgggcgaTTCGAGGGCGGGACGCTCGTCACCACCCGGCGATGTCGTGGTATGAGGAAGTGTCGATTGCGGTCGGGCGCTGGCTGGATGCCCCGAGATTCCTGGGATGTCTCGTCGATCGCGATATCCAGGGGCAATTTTGGGGCCGCAACCGCGTCGGAGGGGGTCGGTTTGCCAAtcggtggtgggtgggctcGCACGCAGAACAATCGCTCCCAAGAAAGTATAAACGTACAGGCGTCAAACGAGCGGATTGAACAGCGGATGCCGAAGTCACATCAAGGATGCCGGACCAGGAGATGCGGCTCGGGCCGGGCGGTGTCGTGCAAACCGAGGCGTCGTAGTCGGACAGGCGACGAAGATTTGGGATGGAGAGTCCAGATTGAGAGAGCGGACGATGAGTCTGGACACCTCACCTGGCCTCAGCTCCCACTGGACGCCACCAGACAGAGACACTGGGCAATGAGCGGCCACTTAATTCGATGCGTCGCGTTGGGGCGTTAGGCGCTTTGGTGGCCCCGGCTCTCCTGTGGCAGCTCATCATTACAGGCAGAATTTCAGGGCCGGAAAAAGCTTAACTCTTGCGGAGGACTTTACGAGTACCCGCCGTTCGGCGGAGCTGGCTGTATGGACCAGGTACCCAGGCAGTCTGACACTAACTCGGCCGTCCCGAATTTAGCAGCGCCAGCATCTCGGTGCGCCATTGGGAACATGTACCGCCCAGCCACCGCAGCACGCCCGCAGCAGAACCAGCAGCCCGGGGGCGGAACATTGATGAGGTGCGCCGTTCACGGGCCGTGCTGGCGCGGCACCATCCACCAATCCGTCCAGTTCAAGTGCGGCCGCCCCTTACGCACCATCCGCCGTTTTCACTCGCTTTACCCTGAACCTCTGAGAAAAAGGGAAATGGTACCCATCTGGAAACACATTATTCCTCTGTTTGGAGGCCTTCTCGAGAGTCATGTCCTGTTGGCAGGTTGGTCATCAAGTGTCCCCTGTGTCCAAGGATTGGACGAAACGTAGAAGAGCTGTGGGGGAATGCCATCCGCGGGCGGTGTTGTGTGGATGAAACGGAGGGTGCTCTCAGTCTACTATGGGGTTTGACCACGTAGGCTCCCCCGGACGATCTTGCAAGGCACATCCCTCTTCAACGTTGCAGGATGCGAGCAAACATGCGTAGTACCTATTCGGCGCTCGATTCCTCAATCATTTTTGCAAGAACATTGCACGGCCGCGAAATTGCCTAAAGCATTGACCAGCGGGGCCTGGGCTCGAGTGcaaggtacggagtacttCATACACGTCAATTTCTTGGCTACTTATTCTGAACCGACGCTACAAGTCAATTCGGCCGGCCCTGCTCAGGAAGCAGCCAGAAAGATAGGTTCCTACTAGGTATGGAATTATGAGAGGGCCGCGGCTTCAGTTCCTCAGTTCCACCATGCCAAGCAGCCTGGCATAGCACTTCCAACACCGCCACGCTCAGCCACCTCGCCGTGATCTCTCTGACATTCCCTCCTCTCTGGGCGTGGATGCCGCCCCTTGCACCCCTCCCAAAGATGCGCCGGGCTACCTAGTAGTTACCTCTTCCCAAAAACTACGAGCTCCGACGAGCTACTACCAAGTAGTAGGTATCTGGTGTTCTGAAGCTGCATGTTTTCGAGGAAGCTTGATTTTGCTGATTAATCCAAGAGAATGTCCACCAGGGCGAATTCAATATATTTCAAGAAAGAAGTGGATTCTCGAACTCTCGATCGCTATGCCGCATGTTGCAAGCTCGGTTTATTTGGCGGATGCATCAACGCTGCGAGGGTAAGCCACATGACGTTCTGCAAGCTCCCCTTCTGTGTGCAATCACTTCACGTCACGGCGAAACTCGTCTCACCTCTGAGGCGACGGCAAGCACGTACGAAGCAACCAACCTAGTAGACGAAACAGCAAAAACCACCTCCCCGGATCCCTGCAAACCGGGAGCATAGTGTCCTACTAACTACTCCGTAATCCCCAGCGTGAATGACCAccggttggttggttggttgtTCCATTACGCATCCTAGAGACCCAGGAGATCACGCTGTGAATGACCACCTAAAGCATGGAACCGATGATGCGAGTGCGCAGCACTTGGCTGTGATGGACCTGTTCGCAGGTGTAGGCACTCACTACCCTGTATTTCGTATCGTTACTACGAAGTAAGTACTTTGTACGAAGGACCACCACACAAGCCAGCCACAATGCAGACCCGCTTCGCGCTCAGATCTGGCATCGCCCCAGTTGTTAGAAAAGTAGGTCCAAAGACGTCACTGTACCCATGTTAGCAAAGAATGTCATGGTCCCAGCGTTGATGGTGTAGGTTCGGCGGAGGAGGTTGAGATCGAGTCGAAGTAATCGGGTCCCAAAGAAGTCTAGTCTCGGGCTGCTTGACGCCCTGACAACACAAGGGCGTGTGGGTGGCTGCGGGTAGCGCCATGTAGTGGCATATCATACCCCAACCCGTTGCGGACGGATTCACGCTCTCACACAGGCTTCTCCATCAGCGACTCATCGACATCCAAAGCAACAATTGCCACTTTGCTTCAACAACAGCCCGTCCGTATAAACGGCGAGAACGCTGCAAGTGGATCACAGCTTTAGCGTGTTACGTCATatgctgcgcgccctcgtcccaATCGCTGTTTCCAGCATCTCTCGCTTCACCCAGTCGAGCCAAGCATTCTTGACCGTGCATCCAGTCATGGCCGCGACACGACGCTCTTCGCGCCTCAATGGCCGGGCAGAGGGAAAGCCTCCGGCAGAggcaatgccgccgccgccgccagcaccgcaaTCACAGCTGAATAAACGCAAGAGAAAGGCGGCACCAGATGCCGGCGAAGTGCCGCAGGCTCAacccgccacgccgccgaggaagcgcACGCAGCCGATGCAGGAACCTCCCCCGTTGACACCGACCCCAAGCGCAGTCAAGGTGATTGCTGAGGCGGCTGATGGGTCGAACAAGGCGCGCAATGCTACGGTCACGCGGCTCGCTGACCCCAGGACGACCAATGCCACGCTGCTATCACCGGAAACGTCGCGATTGGTGGCATCCCGCGACATTGAGGCAATCTCGCCGTCCAAAGCGCCCGCAGCTCGTACGACGACCCAGACGCTGCTGCAAGAGGCGTGCGAGCATCTCATAATGGTCGACGCGCGGCTGAAGCCCCTGATCGAGAAGAATCACTGCAGGGTTTTCTCTCCAGAAGGACTCGCCGAGCGGATCGATCCCTTTGAGAGCCTGTCGAGCGGCATCATATCCCAACAAGTGtccggggccgccgccaagtccATCAAAGCCAAGTTCGTTGCCCTGTTTGACCGGGACGGCGCGACTGGCCGATTTCCTCACCCGTCCGAGGTGGCCAAGTGTTCCATCGAGAAACTACGCACGGCAGGGCTGTcgcagcgcaaggccgagTACATCCAGGGGCTTGCGGAGAAGTTTGCGGCCGGAGAGCTCAGCGCGCAGATGTTGCACGACGTACCGTACGACGAACTGGTCGAAAAGCTCATCGCCGTCCGCGGGCTCGGGCGGTGGTCCGTCGAGATGTTCGCGTGCTTCGGGCTCAAGCGCATGGACGTCTTCTCGGTGGGGGATCTTGGCGTGCAGAGGGGCATGGCGGCCTTTGTTGGGAGGGACGTagccaagctcaaggccaagggcggcaagtgGAAGTACATGTCGGAGCAAGACATGCTCGACCTGTCCTCCAAGTTCGCGCCGTATCGAAGTCTGTTCATGTGGTTGATGTGGCGGGTAGAGGAGACTGACGTCAGTACAATGGAATAAGGGGGTCTCGAACTTGAACTGTACGGCCTGCCCGGCCTTCCATTGTTTATTCTACCCCGCCATCCTACCAACCTGCGTTTTGTGTGCAACAAGAGGAAGCGAGGGTTGTGAATTAGTAGTAGTACGGAATCACGCGTGAGCGCGGGCTAGGCAGGGAGTGATGGTCATCCATAAACGTTAAAATGGGATCGACCAGCCGGCAGCTCCTTGAAACCAGGCGATACTATGCGCTGTGATTGCAGTGATTTCGCTACTCTGATACCTGTTTCGCTCATCGGAGCGCGTCTGGCCAGATTTCAGGCCGTGGGCAACGGCCGCTCAGGAGCGTGGCCCGTTGATCGTGCTGATCTTGTCAGGACGCTGGCAAGAGTGGAACCGAGGGCACGTGCAGACTCCATTTGCCCACGTCCCGCAGGCGGCTTGTCCGTGCTGGCACTGCGAGGGGGCGCTCAGGGGCCTTGCCTGCGTCGGGCCGCAGCTTCTCGCCTTGATTCTTATGGAGTGTTCGAAACTTTCGGTGTCCATACGACGTGGAATTGTGGGCAATGCGATCCACGGCCTGTATCAAATTATGTATTCCATAATCGGACTGAGTACTGTACCTACGGTGTAGTCTCCTACTAACGCGTCGTACCGACTACTAACTGGTAACCCTACATGTAATCGGCGCAGCATGATGTCGTGGGACCGCTCGACAAACATGCCCTCATCACATGAAACGGTGTGTGGTTGAGAGGTTGACTCGCGCTGCCATGACGTCCATtgcccctcgcccgcggctcGCAAGACGTTGAGCGCATCTCGTGGGCAATGCCACGACTCGTACAAAGTACTTCGTAACTGTCTCGTACTCGCTGCACTGCTCCGCATACGGGAGCTACAGCCACCGTAGtgcacggccgcggccgcagcagcccaaCCATGACGAtgcagtacttcgtacattgTACCGTGCCGCGCGCATGGACGGTGGTGGGCCCGGCTCGTTGGGCACTGCAAAGGATACGAGCACTCGCACGTCAACTCACTCACCTCGGCTACGAAAgtggcgacgctggcggctGTTGACAAGTTGCCTGGCTCTGATTTCCCTTGGGATGCTTGGGAATGCGCGCAAAATTGAGATGGTCCACGCCAGACAAGCTTTATCGAGATGagccacggccgcgagccATTGGTCAATGGCGGCGGAACCACAGGCGGGCAAGGATCTTTCCCTTTCCTTAAGGGGTGTGACCATAACAACGACACAAAAAAAGATGTCTCTCCAGCAATCGATGGCGAAGCAGCCTCTTGTTGGTGCCAGGCCGGATCGCAGCtggtgatgccggcggcTGGTTTTCAACGACGCTGGTTGCAAGGAAGTACCGACGGTTCAGCGAAAACTCGGGCGGACGGATCTTCGTGAACTCGCGTGCAATAACAAGGTCGTCGCTCTTCgctgggccgggccgggctgggctaTGTTGGAGCCCAGCGGATTTGGGTTTCGACGGCTTGTGTTGACTCTTCGATGGTGTCCTCGGTGGCGCCCCGATGGTGGCGCACCAGGGCCACTGGTGTTGTGAATGGGGCCCATCTTGCCTGCAGTGCGTGAGGCTTGTGCCGTGCGGCGCGCAGCCTCGCGCCAGTTCCTGTTTGCACTTTTGGCCAGCTGTTGTTAGCAGTTCAATGTCACAGTGGCGAGGGCAGTTCGGGGCCGATTAGCCGGTGCAAACGCCCCAGTGCGCGGCCTCGTAACGGCGCTAATAAGCGCAAGCAGGAGAACatcttggcctgctcgactGCTGTACGCAAGTAGGTACTAAAGTACCaaaggtaaggtactaaggtaatCACTCGCATGCCGCCAAACACGGCGCCAGCGAGCACTCGCGGACTTG from Purpureocillium takamizusanense chromosome 6, complete sequence encodes:
- a CDS encoding uncharacterized protein (COG:S~CAZy:GT62~TransMembrane:1 (i32-49o)~EggNog:ENOG503NV2N); amino-acid sequence: MLLPKGGLNWKAARAQLPPARMLWNLVTRTRFLLLVALTGIVLLLWRGISSSASEMQSFYCWGPSTPPIDMSQNEYARWNAHMQTPVVFNHHAPLKVDSESIKHVDLNPVKSTRKAVVNEEKILIVTPLKDAAPYLSKYFELLAELTYPHHLIDLAFLVSDSKDDTLAVLSSELDRIQKRPDHIPFRSAMVVEKDFDFHLSQSVEERHSFEAQGPRRKAMGKARNYLLSAALKPEHSWVYWRDVDIVDSPPKILEDFIAHDKDILVPNIWFHRYKDGIDIEGRFDYNSWVESDKGRKLADSLDKSVVLAEGYKQYDTGRTYMARMGDWRNNKDEELELDGIGGVNILVKADVHRSGINFPCYAFENQAETEGFAKMAKRAGYQVVGLPNYIVWHIDTEEKGGNL
- a CDS encoding uncharacterized protein (COG:S~TransMembrane:1 (o32-49i)~CAZy:GT62~EggNog:ENOG503NV2N), encoding MLLPKGGLNWKAARAQLPPARMLWNLVTRTRFLLLVALTGIVLLLWRGISSSASEMQSFYCWGPSTPPIDMSQNEYARWNAHMQTPVVFNHHAPLKVDSESIKHVDLNPVKSTRKAVVNEEKILIVTPLKDAAPYLSKYFELLAELTYPHHLIDLAFLVSDSKDDTLAVLSSELDRIQKRPDHIPFRSAMVVEKDFDFHLSQSVEERHSFEAQGPRRKAMGKARNYLLSAALKPEHSWVYWRDVDIVDSPPKILEDFIAHDKDILVPSRTSTLRCSAITLANTVAQTSGFTDTRMELTLKGDSTTTPGSSRIRVAN
- the MAG1 gene encoding DNA-3-methyladenine glycosylase II (EggNog:ENOG503NXJZ~BUSCO:EOG09264X9R~COG:L) → MLRALVPIAVSSISRFTQSSQAFLTVHPVMAATRRSSRLNGRAEGKPPAEAMPPPPPAPQSQLNKRKRKAAPDAGEVPQAQPATPPRKRTQPMQEPPPLTPTPSAVKVIAEAADGSNKARNATVTRLADPRTTNATLLSPETSRLVASRDIEAISPSKAPAARTTTQTLLQEACEHLIMVDARLKPLIEKNHCRVFSPEGLAERIDPFESLSSGIISQQVSGAAAKSIKAKFVALFDRDGATGRFPHPSEVAKCSIEKLRTAGLSQRKAEYIQGLAEKFAAGELSAQMLHDVPYDELVEKLIAVRGLGRWSVEMFACFGLKRMDVFSVGDLGVQRGMAAFVGRDVAKLKAKGGKWKYMSEQDMLDLSSKFAPYRSLFMWLMWRVEETDVSTME